The following coding sequences are from one Novosphingobium sp. KACC 22771 window:
- a CDS encoding hybrid sensor histidine kinase/response regulator, translating into MKNHLILVVDDDVLSQGLVCGIIAAAKPNSRTIMATNGNQALEICRDQEIDCVLVDYEMPDMDGLTLVRLLREEYPFLPIILCTGAGDELLAAETLKSGATDYFPKNRMSPVALRRAINNAIDINVRMKTIHDQQVDIEAFGFALAHDFKQPVRQIITFSDMIGQETKRLKSERLPQMLKFMGDAARRLDSLVDVMVQYTLLQQTPELKLCVFSAILKETIASLQDYIKSRNAKVNFTGDALVLVNASFLSQVLQNLIVNGIKYNKSEIPVIDVSVTQNGDIAVINVTDNGIGIEKQYLEHVFKPLTRLHNRNEYEGSGLGLTLARKAVVAMRGDIRCESTPGVGSTFSLRLKTAGAQEAAG; encoded by the coding sequence TTGAAAAATCACCTTATTCTCGTCGTGGATGACGATGTGCTCTCGCAAGGGCTGGTTTGCGGGATTATCGCGGCGGCCAAGCCCAATTCCCGAACCATCATGGCCACCAACGGCAATCAGGCGCTGGAAATCTGCCGCGATCAGGAAATCGACTGCGTGCTGGTCGATTATGAAATGCCCGATATGGATGGTTTGACGCTCGTGCGCCTGCTGCGCGAGGAATACCCGTTTCTGCCGATCATTCTTTGCACCGGGGCGGGCGATGAATTGCTGGCCGCTGAAACGCTGAAAAGCGGGGCGACCGACTATTTCCCGAAAAACCGCATGTCGCCCGTGGCGCTGCGGCGCGCGATCAACAATGCCATCGATATCAACGTGCGCATGAAAACCATCCACGATCAACAGGTTGATATCGAGGCCTTCGGCTTTGCGCTGGCCCATGATTTCAAACAGCCGGTGCGCCAGATCATCACCTTTTCCGACATGATCGGTCAGGAAACCAAGCGGTTGAAGAGCGAGCGATTGCCCCAGATGCTCAAATTCATGGGCGATGCGGCGCGGCGGCTGGATTCGCTGGTCGATGTGATGGTGCAATATACTTTGCTGCAACAAACGCCCGAATTGAAGCTTTGCGTATTCTCCGCCATTTTGAAGGAAACGATTGCCTCGCTTCAGGACTATATAAAATCAAGAAACGCCAAGGTAAATTTTACCGGCGATGCGCTGGTGCTGGTTAATGCCTCGTTCCTGTCACAGGTCCTGCAGAACCTGATTGTCAACGGGATCAAATATAACAAAAGCGAGATCCCGGTTATCGATGTTTCGGTGACCCAGAACGGCGATATTGCCGTGATCAACGTGACCGACAATGGCATCGGCATCGAGAAGCAATATCTCGAACATGTGTTTAAACCGCTGACACGTCTGCATAATCGCAATGAATATGAAGGGTCGGGGTTGGGGCTGACGCTGGCGCGCAAGGCGGTGGTGGCGATGCGCGGCGATATACGATGTGAATCCACGCCGGGCGTGGGCAGTACATTTTCGTTGCGATTGAAAACGGCCGGGGCGCAAGAGGCCGCCGGATGA
- the cobA gene encoding uroporphyrinogen-III C-methyltransferase — protein sequence MNQTPSSSPCDASTGTGTGKVWLVGAGPGDPDLLTLRAARLIMSARLVVHDGLVDPRILAMAPAGARLISVAKRRSRHSMPQDEINALLVREALAGGDVLRLKGGDPFIFGRGGEEAEACIAAGVPVEVVPGISAAVGAGAAALLPLTHRDAASVVSFVSGQCKGLSDQNWAGLAGVGRTLVIYMGLATAEKIAEKLIADGLCPQTPIAVVENATRPDMRVLRSPLAALADLVARERVQSPALIIIGAVTARAPSEIRQMALEAMK from the coding sequence ATGAATCAAACCCCCTCTTCATCCCCCTGCGATGCGTCCACGGGCACGGGCACGGGCAAGGTATGGCTGGTCGGCGCGGGGCCGGGCGATCCGGACCTGCTGACGCTGCGCGCGGCGCGGCTGATCATGTCGGCGCGACTGGTCGTGCATGATGGTCTGGTCGATCCGCGCATTCTGGCCATGGCGCCCGCGGGCGCGCGCCTGATCAGCGTGGCCAAGCGCCGCAGCCGCCATTCGATGCCGCAGGACGAGATCAACGCCCTGCTGGTGCGCGAGGCGCTGGCCGGGGGCGATGTGCTGCGTTTGAAGGGCGGCGATCCGTTCATTTTCGGGCGCGGCGGCGAAGAGGCCGAGGCCTGCATCGCGGCGGGCGTCCCGGTTGAGGTCGTGCCCGGCATTTCGGCGGCCGTGGGCGCGGGCGCCGCGGCGCTGCTGCCCCTGACGCATCGCGATGCGGCCAGCGTGGTCAGCTTTGTCTCAGGCCAGTGCAAGGGGCTGAGCGATCAGAACTGGGCAGGCCTTGCGGGCGTCGGGCGCACGCTGGTCATCTATATGGGCCTGGCCACCGCCGAAAAAATCGCGGAAAAGCTGATTGCCGACGGATTATGTCCGCAAACACCGATAGCGGTGGTTGAAAATGCCACGCGACCCGATATGCGCGTGCTGCGTTCTCCACTGGCGGCTCTGGCCGATCTGGTGGCGCGCGAAAGGGTGCAAAGCCCTGCCCTTATCATCATCGGCGCCGTGACCGCACGCGCCCCGTCCGAAATACGCCAGATGGCGCTGGAGGCTATGAAGTGA
- a CDS encoding DUF2849 domain-containing protein, whose protein sequence is MKIITGNDLKSGAVTWWNGAAWSLHVNDAVDMGDEAAAVIAAEEAARRVNGAYVIDAEQTADGIRPAHIKERIRALGPTVRLDLSLDPTATPDKVL, encoded by the coding sequence GTGAAGATTATCACGGGCAATGACCTGAAATCCGGGGCGGTGACCTGGTGGAATGGGGCGGCTTGGTCGCTTCATGTCAATGATGCGGTGGATATGGGCGATGAAGCCGCCGCCGTGATCGCCGCCGAGGAAGCCGCCCGCCGCGTCAACGGCGCCTATGTCATTGATGCGGAACAGACCGCCGACGGCATTCGCCCCGCTCATATCAAGGAGCGCATCCGCGCATTGGGCCCCACGGTCCGCCTTGATCTCAGCCTCGACCCCACCGCGACCCCCGACAAGGTGCTCTGA